A single genomic interval of Zunongwangia sp. HGR-M22 harbors:
- a CDS encoding topoisomerase DNA-binding C4 zinc finger domain-containing protein, giving the protein MKDQEIITHLKICPRCQSELLLKEGRYGNFYGCSNYPKCTYTKNLRS; this is encoded by the coding sequence ATTAAAGACCAAGAAATCATAACGCATTTAAAGATTTGTCCGAGGTGTCAAAGTGAATTATTATTAAAAGAAGGCCGTTATGGTAATTTCTACGGATGTTCTAATTATCCAAAGTGTACTTACACCAAAAATCTTAGATCGTAG